A region of Vigna radiata var. radiata cultivar VC1973A chromosome 6, Vradiata_ver6, whole genome shotgun sequence DNA encodes the following proteins:
- the LOC106764413 gene encoding transcription initiation factor TFIID subunit 9 isoform X2, with protein sequence MSDKDEELAMPRDAKIVKSLLKSMGVGEYEPPVIHTFLELWYRYIVDVLTDAQVYSEHAGKSEIDCDDVKLAIQSKLNFSFSQPPPREVLLELAQNRNKIPLPKTIAGPGIPLPPDQDTLTSPNYMFGIPSQGSGEPEETEDEETSIPNPSQEEKTDMQQQDPHQRVSFPTSFHD encoded by the exons ATGTCAGATAAAGATGAAGAGTTGGCTATGCCAAGGGATGCAAAGATTGTGAAGTCTTTGTTGAAATCAATGGGCGTGGGGGAATACGAACCTCCTGTTATACACACGTTCCTTGAGTTATGGTATCGCTATATAGTTGATGTGTTAACGGATGCCCAAGTGTATTCAGAGCACGCAGGCAAGTCCGAAATCGACTGCGATGATGTTAAGCTTGCTATTCAATCCAAGCTTAACTTCAGTTTCTCGCAACCACCTCCTCGCGAG GTGCTTCTGGAGTTGGCTCAAAACCGCAACAAGATACCACTGCCAAAGACTATAGCTGGGCCTGGTATCCCGCTTCCACCTGATCAGGACACGTTAACCAGTCCGAACTACATGTTTGGAATTCCAAGCCAAGGGTCTGGTGAACCTGAAGAAACAGAGGATGAAGAAACTAGTATTCCCAACCCCTCTCAGGAAGAGAAGACAGACATGCAACAGCAGGATCCCCATCAAAGAGTATCATTTCCAACTTCCTTTCATGATTAA
- the LOC106762993 gene encoding G2/mitotic-specific cyclin S13-7, protein MASIAEQPNKGEIRENKQKNMGGEGRNRRVLQDIGNLVAKQGHVGINVSKPVARNFRAQLLANAQDKNKKSSTEVENAAVVTKVKAAEKPKEEPEVIVISSDDETEEKEKKQYVPKTNKARDKNAKAFSSVLSARSKAACGLPREPVLNIDATDTDNELAAAEYIDDIYEFYKSTEKDGCVHDYMGSQPDINAKMRSILVDWLIEVHRKFELMPETLYLTLNIVDRFLSVKAVPRRELQLVGISSMLLASKYEEIWAPEVNDFVCISDNAYVSEQVLLMEKTILRKLEWYLTVPTPYVFLVRYIKASTPSDKETEYMVFFLAELAMMHYPTVVLHCPSLIAASAVLVARCTLQRTPFWTSTLKHYTGYSEEQLRDCAKTLINLHATAPESKLRAVYKKYSSSDCSSVALHPPAKNLTELS, encoded by the exons ATGGCTTCCATAGCGGAACAACCCAACAAAg GTGAGATTCGTGAGAACAAGCAGAAGAATATGGGTGGTGAAGGAAGAAACAGAAGGGTTCTTCAGGATATTGGGAATCTTGTGGCCAAACAAGGCCATGTTGGTATTAATGTGTCTAAACCTGTTGCAAG GAACTTTCGTGCCCAATTGTTGGCCAATGCACAAGACAAGAACAAG AAGTCAAGCACTGAAGTGGAGAATGCTGCGGTGGTAACAAAGGTGAAGGCAGCTGAGAAGCCTAAAGAAGAACCTGAAGTGATAGTGATTAGCTCTGATGATGAAACGgaggaaaaggagaagaagCAATATGTTCCTAAAACAAACAAGGCAAGGGACAAAAATGCCAAGGCCTTTAGTTCAGTACTCTCTGCTCGAAGCAAG GCTGCTTGTGGACTCCCCAGGGAGCCGGTCTTGAACATTGATGCAACTGATACGGACAATGAATTGGCAGCAGCGGAGTATATTGatgatatatatgaattttacaAAAGTACTGAG AAAGATGGTTGTGTGCATGATTACATGGGTTCGCAGCCAGATATTAATGCCAAGATGAGATCAATCCTTGTGGACTGGTTGATAGAAGTCCATAGAAAATTTGAGCTCATGCCAGAAACTCTCTACTTGACCCTAAACATTGTTGATCGGTTCCTGTCTGTGAAGGCCGTGCCTAGAAGGGAACTTCAGCTTGTTGGCATCAGCTCCATGCTGCTAGCCTCAAAATATGAAGAGATATGGGCACCAGAG GTTAATGACTTTGTGTGCATATCAGACAATGCTTATGTCAGTGAACAAGTGCTGTTGATGGAGAAAACAATCCTTAGGAAGCTTGAGTGGTACTTAACGGTTCCCACACCGTATGTCTTCTTGGTTCGATATATCAAAGCCTCAACTCCATCTGATAAAGAG ACGGAATATATGGTGTTTTTCCTTGCTGAGCTTGCCATGATGCACTATCCTACCGTAGTCTTGCACTGCCCTTCTTTGATTGCTGCTTCTGCTGTGCTTGTGGCTCGATGTACTCTTCAAAGGACTCCTTTCTGGACAAGCACTTTGAAGCATTACACAGGCTACTCTGAGGAGCAACTGAG GGATTGCGCCAAAACCCTGATCAACCTTCATGCCACTGCTCCAGAAAGTAAGCTCAGGGCAGTTTACAAGAAATACAGTAGCTCAGATTGCTCCTCTGTTGCTCTTCATCCTCCAGCAAAGAACTTGACCGAACTGTCTTAA
- the LOC106763991 gene encoding blue copper protein: MKQGRGTTSFHPISSILSSLLLFLSLSGSAHAYKNYTVGDSLGWFDNTQNSNVNYQKWADTKKFTLGDFLIFNTDTNHSVVQTYNFTTYKECDYDDAQDKDTTQWSASDPSNTQTHPVTVAIPLMKEGTTYFFSGDYDGDQCRSGQHFQINVTYGEGLPKSLKAPEDAPSPANAVAGDDDSAPDTIVPSNFNHPKTEETDDDDKASDKQNSTSFSVSLSAQLHLVLLGTLLFFL; the protein is encoded by the exons ATGAAACAGGGAAGAGGAACAACCTCTTTTCATCCTATCTCATcaattctctcttctcttctccttttcctctctctctcaGGATCTGCTCATGCTTACAAGAATTACACTGTCGGAGACTCCTTAGGCTGGTTTGACAACACTCAAAACTCCAATGTCAATTATCAGAAGTGGGCTGACACTAAAAAATTCACCTTAGGAGATTTCCTCA TTTTCAACACAGACACTAACCACTCTGTGGTTCAGACATACAACTTTACGACATACAAGGAATGTGATTACGATGATGCTCAAGACAAAGACACGACCCAGTGGTCGGCATCTGATCCATCCAACACCCAAACACATCCTGTGACGGTGGCGATTCCTCTGATGAAGGAGGGCACAACGTACTTTTTCTCTGGTGATTATGATGGTGATCAGTGCAGGAGTGGACAACACTTCCAAATAAATGTGACCTATGGAGAAGGGTTGCCCAAAAGTCTGAAAGCCCCAGAAGATGCCCCATCTCCTGCTAATGCTGTTGCTGGAGATGATGATTCAGCACCGGACACCATTGTCCCTTCCAACTTCAACCATCCTAAAACAGAAGAAACTGATGATGATGACAAAGCTAGTGACAAACAAAACTCTACTTCTTTCTCAGTTTCACTGTCTGCACAGCTTCACCTTGTCCTATTAGGAACCCTACTTTTCTTCCTTTGA
- the LOC106763249 gene encoding floral homeotic protein GLOBOSA-like codes for MGRGRIPMDLIEKEKARKTTFQKRKNGLIKKVYEFSTLCSVDVGVIIFASNFLDEPETWPQDPRELKRVIQKYLNTTSDRRPKVYDVEEYFDERMKRIEGEISKVHKEKIQLTYPTWDDSYNTLQEEQLRMFVSILDAKLEACNQRMNMFKRDSKGKAIAEPDNDEALVPLLAPNQQRFFMQNMSQTQVFPTNDNNQVPYYPCHLSQSSLPCLFQLGHQNFNQLIEKNIAVDWNNQVGGSDHRMNTQQEDRTNKNQNSSLCYYNANIQTMQPYNNVALQTLPAELQCDATFQSLSNRPGPSQGFQPIDLSNMLQPHFLNYMERRK; via the coding sequence ATGGGACGTGGAAGGATACCCATGGATCTGATAGAGAAAGAGAAGGCTAGAAAGACAACATTTCAGAAGAGAAAGAACGGATTAATAAAGAAAGTTTACGAGTTTTCAACACTTTGTTCAGTTGACGTTGGTGTGATTATCTTTGCTTCAAATTTTCTTGATGAACCTGAAACATGGCCACAAGACCCAAGAGAGTTGAAACGTGTGATTCAGAAATATCTGAACACTACCAGTGATAGGCGTCCAAAGGTGTATGATGTGGAAGAGTATTTCGatgaaaggatgaaaagaatCGAAGGAGAGATTTCCAAAGTGCACAAAGAGAAGATCCAGCTCACGTATCCAACCTGGGATGACTCTTACAATACTCTTCAAGAGGAACAGCTGAGGATGTTTGTAAGCATTTTGGATGCTAAGCTTGAAGCTTGTAATCAAAGGATGAACATGTTCAAACGAGATTCAAAGGGAAAAGCAATAGCAGAACCAGACAATGATGAAGCACTTGTTCCTTTGTTGGCTCCAAACCAACAAAGGTTTTTCATGCAGAACATGtctcaaacgcaggtttttccTACTAATGATAACAATCAAGTACCATATTATCCATGTCATCTCAGCCAAAGTTCTCTACcttgtttgtttcaattgggtcatCAAAACTTCAACcaattgatagaaaaaaatatagcaGTGGATTGGAATAATCAAGTTGGTGGAAGTGATCACAGAATGAATACACAACAGGAAGATAGaacaaacaaaaaccaaaactcATCATTGTGCTATTACAATGCAAATATTCAAACAATGCAGCCGTATAATAATGTTGCTTTGCAAACTCTTCCTGCTGAATTGCAGTGCGATGCAACATTCCAGAGCCTGTCAAATCGACCAGGTCCATCACAAGGATTTCAACCCATTGATCTTTCTAATATGCTTCAACctcattttttaaactatatggAAAGAAGAAAGTAG
- the LOC106764413 gene encoding transcription initiation factor TFIID subunit 9 isoform X1, translated as MSDKDEELAMPRDAKIVKSLLKSMGVGEYEPPVIHTFLELWYRYIVDVLTDAQVYSEHAGKSEIDCDDVKLAIQSKLNFSFSQPPPREVLLELAQNRNKIPLPKTIAGPGIPLPPDQDTLTSPNYMFGIPSQGSGEPEETEDEETSIPNPSQEEKTDMQQQDPHQRLVQFVLLTNWFQNGSLRSEVLVN; from the exons ATGTCAGATAAAGATGAAGAGTTGGCTATGCCAAGGGATGCAAAGATTGTGAAGTCTTTGTTGAAATCAATGGGCGTGGGGGAATACGAACCTCCTGTTATACACACGTTCCTTGAGTTATGGTATCGCTATATAGTTGATGTGTTAACGGATGCCCAAGTGTATTCAGAGCACGCAGGCAAGTCCGAAATCGACTGCGATGATGTTAAGCTTGCTATTCAATCCAAGCTTAACTTCAGTTTCTCGCAACCACCTCCTCGCGAG GTGCTTCTGGAGTTGGCTCAAAACCGCAACAAGATACCACTGCCAAAGACTATAGCTGGGCCTGGTATCCCGCTTCCACCTGATCAGGACACGTTAACCAGTCCGAACTACATGTTTGGAATTCCAAGCCAAGGGTCTGGTGAACCTGAAGAAACAGAGGATGAAGAAACTAGTATTCCCAACCCCTCTCAGGAAGAGAAGACAGACATGCAACAGCAGGATCCCCATCAAAGA CTTGTTCAATTTGTACTTTTGACAAATTGGTTTCAAAACGGCTCGTTGCGGTCTGAAGTTCTTGTGAACTGA